Part of the bacterium genome, CGTCACGGTAGGGGTTGCTGCGTTGACCATCACGTTATCCGTTATGAACGGTTTTGAACAGGAGGTTCGACAACGCATCATAGGCGCCGATGCGCATCTCAAAGTACAATCGTTCCGTACCACCGGTATTGAAACTCCCGATACGCTACGGGCGCAGTTATTGCGGTTCCCGGAAATAGAGGGGGCAGCGCCGTTTGTTCATGCACGTGGATTACTCAAATACCAACAACAAACCGAAGGGATCATGCTCCGCGGGATCGATGAATCGTTGGTAGGTAGTGTGAGCAGGCTACCCGAACAGATCCTGCAAGGGAAAATGGCATTGAAACGTCCTGAAGGCGGGGCGGCAGGGATATTGCTAGGAAATTACTTAGCGGAAAAGATTGGAGTTGGAGTATCTGACACGGTGTACTTAGTGACCACAGGAGGAGTTACCGGTCTAACTCCGCAGCTAAAGCGCTTTGTTGTTAGTGGAATCTTTTCAACTGGATTTTTTGAATACGATAATACAGTTGGATACATCGACTGGCGAGAAGCAGCACCATTGGCAGGATTGTCTATCGGTAGTGTTCACGGCTTTGAACTAAAAATCACGAATTACGAAAAT contains:
- a CDS encoding ABC transporter permease, whose product is MMAILGVTVGVAALTITLSVMNGFEQEVRQRIIGADAHLKVQSFRTTGIETPDTLRAQLLRFPEIEGAAPFVHARGLLKYQQQTEGIMLRGIDESLVGSVSRLPEQILQGKMALKRPEGGAAGILLGNYLAEKIGVGVSDTVYLVTTGGVTGLTPQLKRFVVSGIFSTGFFEYDNTVGYIDWREAAPLAGLSIGSVHGFELKITNYENADRVAKSMHELVRFPLFTMTWFEQNRTLFAWIKIEKWATFIVLSLIILVAMVNIISSLVMLVLEKGRDIGILKAMGANETGIARIFLLEGGLIGIIGTLLGSLLGYSFCWVQQTFGFFSLPGDVYFLDRLPIRTEWNDFVMVSLIALVMSLMAAWYPARRAARLDPVVAIRGIG